A genome region from Alicyclobacillus acidocaldarius subsp. acidocaldarius DSM 446 includes the following:
- a CDS encoding AAA family ATPase, whose translation MRYLITDWDELHEALSDVPHQWRATCPLPVAGDAWVVEAPFAEPETLAEAVRSGVSVLLVGSPGQVDPAIRTIQGLEWQVADEIDPDAILAWMRAHGETKAPRPAIRKTSDSAMGVVAVFAGLLPTGGGVGKDTLTLNTAAWLAKRKIDVAVADLDPFGTLGSKLRAASFETVDIFAEERPEPDIETIRRMFATVKLGFGLLPSSGQGTVLPGDGVQRLIHAARRAFSVTILNLGSGQTNAYYAALEAATHVYLVGQGDRGKFRAYKRALEELTPLCRQAPRVILNRFYDKDAPSLWEEEFAGSPPFAAIFEDRRVFEATEAGEAAALKDPKRPFGRAIEKIAADILGEEPAADAPRKEAKRKWLW comes from the coding sequence ATGCGGTATCTCATCACGGACTGGGACGAACTCCATGAGGCTTTGAGCGACGTGCCGCACCAATGGCGCGCCACTTGCCCTTTGCCCGTGGCGGGCGACGCCTGGGTGGTCGAGGCGCCGTTTGCCGAGCCTGAGACGTTGGCGGAAGCCGTTCGGAGCGGTGTCTCGGTGCTTCTCGTCGGAAGCCCTGGGCAAGTGGATCCGGCGATCCGCACGATTCAAGGGCTCGAGTGGCAAGTGGCCGATGAGATCGATCCCGACGCTATTCTCGCTTGGATGCGCGCGCATGGGGAGACCAAAGCGCCAAGACCTGCAATTCGCAAAACATCCGATTCCGCGATGGGCGTGGTCGCTGTGTTTGCGGGGCTTTTGCCGACGGGCGGCGGGGTGGGGAAGGATACGTTGACGCTCAACACCGCCGCGTGGCTGGCCAAACGCAAGATCGACGTGGCCGTTGCCGATCTCGACCCTTTCGGCACGCTCGGTTCGAAACTTCGGGCGGCGTCCTTTGAGACCGTCGATATCTTCGCCGAGGAGCGTCCCGAGCCAGATATCGAAACGATTCGACGGATGTTCGCGACTGTGAAACTCGGCTTTGGTTTGTTGCCATCGAGCGGCCAGGGGACGGTGCTTCCTGGAGACGGGGTGCAACGCCTGATTCACGCTGCGCGACGCGCGTTTTCTGTGACGATCCTGAATCTCGGGAGCGGGCAGACCAACGCCTATTACGCGGCGCTGGAAGCCGCGACGCATGTGTATCTGGTCGGCCAGGGCGATCGAGGCAAGTTCCGTGCGTACAAGCGAGCGCTTGAGGAGTTGACGCCGCTTTGTCGTCAAGCGCCACGGGTCATCTTGAATCGGTTTTACGACAAGGACGCGCCAAGCCTTTGGGAGGAGGAGTTCGCGGGATCACCGCCCTTTGCGGCGATCTTCGAAGACAGGCGTGTGTTTGAGGCGACGGAAGCGGGCGAAGCGGCGGCGCTCAAGGACCCAAAACGCCCATTCGGTCGGGCAATTGAGAAGATTGCCGCCGACATTCTCGGGGAAGAACCCGCGGCGGACGCGCCACGAAAGGAGGCGAAGCGCAAGTGGCTATGGTGA
- a CDS encoding type II secretion system F family protein, which translates to MTGLAILVLAISLFLVWSVLFISRWETREKRKPFLTEGRLPVQTPSYVERFQAELERWGWSVSKRAIALTWTGLALVGALLPQVFGDPIWMSFGLAALCACLPFPVVRVLKTRYVWRVEKGLRETALPLGLSVLEATEDVGLAVEDILRHSKDPVIRREFETIRARIAALGVPPEDALVEHAMQSGVPAFQWLAQYTRTLKRYGANPSTIWRDVLTDLQDQAQFRSMMRAKTAFYRYGAYVFGAGGLFGLMAFYHAYAQSLIGFVPWALLAWAVLVGVGIYRMAKVGG; encoded by the coding sequence ATGACAGGCCTGGCAATTCTGGTGTTGGCGATTTCACTGTTCCTTGTCTGGTCCGTGCTCTTCATCTCGCGCTGGGAGACGCGCGAGAAACGCAAGCCGTTTCTCACGGAGGGCCGTCTGCCCGTCCAAACACCTTCCTACGTCGAGCGATTCCAGGCGGAGCTTGAGCGCTGGGGGTGGAGCGTCTCGAAGCGCGCGATTGCGCTCACGTGGACGGGGTTGGCCCTGGTGGGTGCACTGCTGCCGCAGGTTTTCGGTGATCCGATCTGGATGTCGTTCGGGCTTGCGGCACTTTGTGCTTGTCTGCCGTTTCCGGTGGTTCGCGTACTCAAGACACGCTATGTGTGGCGCGTCGAGAAAGGACTGCGAGAGACGGCGCTTCCGCTCGGCCTTTCGGTGCTTGAGGCGACGGAGGATGTCGGGCTGGCGGTCGAAGACATCTTGCGTCACAGCAAGGATCCGGTCATACGTCGTGAATTTGAGACGATTCGCGCACGCATCGCGGCCCTTGGTGTGCCGCCTGAAGACGCCTTGGTGGAACACGCGATGCAGTCCGGCGTCCCCGCCTTTCAATGGCTGGCCCAGTACACGCGGACGCTCAAACGATACGGCGCGAACCCATCAACGATCTGGCGCGACGTGTTGACCGATCTGCAGGACCAGGCGCAGTTTCGCAGCATGATGCGCGCGAAGACGGCGTTTTACCGCTACGGTGCGTATGTGTTCGGCGCGGGAGGACTCTTCGGACTCATGGCGTTCTATCACGCGTATGCCCAGAGTCTCATCGGGTTTGTCCCGTGGGCGCTGTTGGCCTGGGCTGTGCTTGTCGGCGTGGGGATTTATCGGATGGCGAAGGTGGGTGGCTAA
- a CDS encoding disulfide bond formation protein B, whose amino-acid sequence MWRWVRIRRGLGIVIPAIALSVSAYWSLVLHWQACVMCWSERLLLATTLFGWTIDFPWLVAFASTSGLVVSASQWWMQLRAVHAAFCSTTAPCDVSYFQWGPLTTAGLATLVFAALTALALDRLAHAPRQAKKMGGMLFRSQIHSGR is encoded by the coding sequence ATGTGGCGGTGGGTTCGAATTCGTCGCGGACTCGGGATCGTCATTCCTGCGATTGCGTTGAGTGTGAGCGCATACTGGAGCCTTGTGCTTCACTGGCAGGCATGCGTGATGTGCTGGTCGGAACGTCTGTTGCTCGCAACGACGCTCTTTGGATGGACGATAGACTTCCCTTGGCTCGTAGCCTTTGCTTCCACTTCGGGGTTGGTGGTCTCGGCGTCGCAATGGTGGATGCAGCTTCGAGCAGTGCATGCGGCTTTTTGCTCCACGACAGCACCATGTGACGTGTCGTACTTCCAGTGGGGGCCGCTTACTACGGCCGGGCTTGCGACCTTGGTGTTTGCAGCGCTAACAGCGTTAGCACTGGATCGGCTCGCACATGCACCGAGGCAAGCCAAGAAAATGGGTGGAATGCTGTTCCGGTCACAGATTCACTCTGGTCGTTAG
- a CDS encoding SAF domain-containing protein: MVSKATMGLGLLGIGVAVWLDWMVLERAHATVEIPVASQTILPYTTITPSDITWKQVPRAAVPSDLVTNPVGRLTVLGVAAGDPIESSELAAQGSLQAYAASQNDVLVPVNVSPSPITEAVTPGATVTLVVNGVVYHDVLIVATNGSNAGALRSITNPNSQNSNTWVVMVPWQEGEALLNQTAQVVLGNVPQNAITTGVLPNGTTTVIQGSTPTTNTTASGTLAQPPANYGNTETLPEVQPGQHVTIPANGGTTHASKR; encoded by the coding sequence ATGGTGAGCAAGGCCACCATGGGGCTTGGTCTTTTGGGGATCGGTGTCGCGGTGTGGTTGGACTGGATGGTGCTTGAGCGTGCTCATGCCACTGTGGAAATTCCGGTGGCTTCGCAGACCATTTTGCCATATACCACGATTACACCGTCGGATATCACTTGGAAACAAGTGCCCCGCGCAGCGGTGCCGAGTGACCTCGTGACGAACCCCGTGGGGAGACTTACGGTGCTTGGCGTTGCCGCGGGTGATCCGATTGAATCGAGTGAACTCGCCGCACAGGGATCCCTGCAGGCCTACGCGGCGTCTCAAAACGATGTGTTGGTGCCTGTGAATGTGAGTCCTTCGCCGATTACGGAAGCCGTGACGCCAGGCGCAACCGTGACGCTGGTGGTAAATGGCGTCGTCTATCACGATGTCCTCATCGTTGCGACGAACGGGTCGAATGCGGGAGCCCTTCGTTCCATCACCAATCCCAATAGCCAGAACAGCAACACTTGGGTGGTCATGGTGCCGTGGCAAGAGGGTGAAGCGTTGCTGAATCAAACCGCTCAGGTTGTGCTCGGAAATGTGCCGCAAAACGCGATCACGACAGGCGTGTTGCCCAATGGGACGACCACGGTGATTCAAGGCTCAACGCCTACGACCAACACGACCGCTTCGGGAACCTTGGCGCAACCGCCCGCAAACTACGGCAACACCGAGACGCTGCCCGAAGTCCAGCCTGGCCAGCACGTCACGATCCCGGCGAACGGAGGGACAACCCATGCGTCCAAGCGTTGA
- a CDS encoding ATPase, T2SS/T4P/T4SS family codes for MRPSVDDAPRRMLIPGVASIEPYKRALLQELSRETDFLSQVPDRTAMAWQLATLSRRVNIPTEVQRTVIDAILADVYDYSILTELKARPKVTTIWVAGDRWVEYREGGVIKRWHRRFENLEDVYRFIEHKLTGTPFRYARNVPEIDAILSDGSRFHVKQGPCGITVEAGEGRRVVQTLPLITIRQFVYPYPLRDLVRDPWLYKYLSLLPLLGESLLVTGAQESGKTTMLNALTAFLPPCRLIIIEEAPEMQPQHPDTIRLWSRGVVGTQGYVSMAQNLKASLRMTGDAMLVGEVRDPEVLWIFLEMANLGLIWVATTLHASSAEDALLRVRMLGISAPPRPAEDTVAYQLARGITHVIHLERSGEYRGVAEVREITGFENGRILSRPVFVRDPRTGDMIFHGVSERFKAKALAHGVSLEGLV; via the coding sequence ATGCGTCCAAGCGTTGACGATGCGCCACGGCGCATGCTGATACCAGGCGTGGCGTCGATCGAACCCTACAAGCGCGCCTTGTTGCAGGAGCTGAGCAGGGAGACGGACTTCCTGTCACAAGTGCCCGACCGCACGGCGATGGCCTGGCAGTTGGCGACGCTCTCAAGGCGTGTGAACATCCCAACGGAAGTTCAGCGTACCGTGATCGACGCCATCTTGGCGGATGTGTACGACTATAGCATTCTCACGGAGCTTAAGGCCCGGCCCAAGGTGACGACGATTTGGGTCGCGGGCGATCGATGGGTCGAGTATCGCGAGGGCGGCGTGATCAAACGCTGGCATCGGCGCTTTGAAAACCTGGAAGACGTGTACCGATTCATCGAGCACAAACTCACCGGGACGCCGTTCCGATACGCCCGCAATGTGCCGGAGATCGACGCCATTCTGTCCGACGGCTCCCGCTTCCATGTGAAGCAGGGACCGTGTGGTATCACGGTCGAGGCTGGCGAGGGGCGGCGCGTGGTACAGACGTTGCCGCTCATCACGATTCGGCAGTTTGTCTATCCGTATCCGTTAAGAGATCTGGTCAGGGATCCGTGGCTGTACAAGTATTTGTCGCTGTTGCCGCTGCTCGGTGAATCGCTGTTGGTGACGGGCGCTCAGGAGTCGGGCAAAACGACCATGCTGAACGCCCTGACGGCGTTTCTGCCGCCGTGTCGGCTCATCATCATCGAGGAAGCGCCGGAGATGCAGCCACAACATCCCGACACGATTCGTCTCTGGAGCCGAGGCGTGGTGGGGACACAAGGGTACGTCTCCATGGCTCAGAATTTGAAGGCGTCCCTGCGGATGACGGGAGATGCGATGCTCGTAGGCGAGGTGCGCGATCCCGAAGTACTCTGGATCTTCTTAGAGATGGCGAATCTAGGTCTTATCTGGGTGGCCACGACGCTCCACGCCTCTTCAGCGGAGGACGCCCTTCTTCGTGTGCGGATGCTCGGGATTTCCGCGCCACCTCGCCCGGCGGAAGACACCGTAGCATATCAGTTGGCACGCGGCATTACGCATGTCATTCACCTGGAGCGGAGCGGAGAATATCGCGGTGTCGCAGAAGTGCGCGAGATCACAGGCTTCGAGAACGGGCGGATTCTATCGCGGCCGGTCTTCGTCCGGGATCCGCGCACGGGGGACATGATCTTCCACGGGGTGTCGGAGCGATTCAAGGCAAAGGCGTTGGCACATGGGGTGTCGCTGGAGGGGCTTGTATGA